Within Buteo buteo chromosome 10, bButBut1.hap1.1, whole genome shotgun sequence, the genomic segment ATATTTGTAGTTAATATTGTGTAAATGACAGTGTTCATATTTCTTCTCCAGGTTTTGCATGAAACCTTCCCAAAACATACATTTCTAATGAATGGTCTAATTCAAGGAGTAAAGGTAAGGTGACAAAAATTAATCACAAGTACAATTTAAAGTGAATGGTGGGAGGAATATAGAAATTACTGTCAATTGAGAGAAGCATTCAAGAGGTTTTTCAATATAGCTTTCATGGTATAAATAAAACGGGAATAAATTATTGCTAAAAAAGCAAATATGCatcattttacttttattaagATATTGCTTGGTCTGTACCTGCTGTTTGGGTTCAGCaaataaaaaggtatttgaGTAATCCCAAATGACATACATGGTGTTAaaatttgagaatttttttactTGGAGCTTGTTGTTCCAGCAGGGTATTTTCAATTACTTACATTTATGTGAATTCTAAATATATAAAACACTGTTCATGAAACTGCTAGTATGACTGGATCACCTGCATTTTGTACTTTGTTTAGTTCCGAGGTaacaaatttcaaattttatgtAACCAGACATGGAATAGATCAGTAATGCTTGATCATATTGCCTTTGATGCATTGTACTGTAGTCATcaactttaataaaaatagagcCCAGGCTGCTATCAGATTGTGGTATGGTCAGCTATCGCAATTCTAACCACTTAGTTCtaacttaaaatgttttgtttcatgtaGGGCTTATTATCATTCCTCAGTGCCCCACTCATAGGTGCCCTATCTGATGTGTGGGGACGGAAGTCCTTTTTGCTGCTAACAGTCTTTTTCACCTGCGCACCAATACCACTAATGAAGATCAGCCCATGGTTAGTAAATTTTTTTCACACTAGATTTGCCATTTCTTGTCAATGTTGCTATACAATGCTTATGTTTGTAGCATTGTTGATAAAATATGGTTTGTGCTCCATGGAAGGTTGAGGCTTTAGTATTACTTCAGTGCAAAGTTGGGAGAACAGAGTCAAAGTGAAGTAGCTGCCATGAGGCCAAACGACTTGGTCAGAATTTTAAGAGCTGCTGGTTTTGAGCTCTGTGCTGTAGGCCCCACTTCCTACTTCAGCACATTTGCAAAAGATACTAGAATGCTATCCAGTAAATTGTGCAGGTCTTTATTGTGGCCATATTGCTCAAATACTAGCTAACTATGCAGAAATTAAAACCTTATCTAATGCTAGCTAGTGCATGGAGTAACAATTTGTAACCTAAAACGTTGctgcaattttatacttttgttTCTCAAGTTTTAAAATCCACCAGCTTTCATGTCGTGTGCAAGTTGGTAAGCTCTTAACTGGCATGTACGTTCCCCAGGTAGTGCGTGAGTCAGAACTGTCAGTGGTGTTGGACTACCTGCATGCTGTACCTCAGGGTGTAGCTGAAGTAACATAGACTGCACTGATGCAGGGCAGAGCCAGCTGTTCTGGTAGCGCTGTGAGccttttcagtttcctttctggTCACACAGATTGTTCATGGATTCTTCATCCCTTTCCTGGGAAATAGCTTGTTTCTAAGTGTAGActaatatttcaaataatgaGTGCTAGTGTCTGTAGCATAAAGGTAAGGCTAATGTTGAAACCTTTCAATGACCAGATTCTCAAAATACTGAAGTTCCTAATTTGCTTTGTGTCATAGGCATCTGGCTGAAGTTAGTCTAACACCCCATTTCCTAGAAGTACTTAATCACAGCAGCTTTTTGTAGATGTTACAAAATTATGCTGTTTATCTGTGTACTCAGTGCGCTAAGGAGGAATTACACAACTGTATAGAGACACATTCGCATTGGCTTTATCCAAGTTTATCTTAGCGTTTATCAGGAAAAGTTGGACAAGATAATTTACTGTTGAACTGTACTTGGATTGTAAATAGAGAGTTTTTGTTCTCTTTACCCgttctaatttttttacaatgctCTTAGGTGGTACTTCGCTGTCATCTCTGTCTCTGGAGTTTTTGCAGTGaccttttctgtggtttttgcATATGTAGCAGACATAACCCAAGAACATGAAAGAAGCATGGCCTATGGTTTGGTATGTATTTTTTTGGCTCTGTTTCTGTGGTATTCAGTACTAAACACTTCAGTAGGTAAAGCTTTTCgaaattgtatttttgtttcttctgtggcAAGCTGATTTTAGTTTGGAGTaaggtttttctgtttaattgttCTTGTCATCCAGAACTGTATCTCTTGAATATTCTGCTTCTAACTTCAACAAAATATGACCATGTTAAAAGCTGTCTTTCAGACGTCTGTCTTAACAGTTACTGTCAGTGTTAATGATGGAATTTGAGGGGCTTCAGTTATTCCTCCATTGTTTCTCACACTAGTACTactctgtcatcttttcaaaaaTCTAACCTTTTGTTCCTGGATAATTTTGGAACTGCCATGGTATATCATCTTGACTACTCCTGCTTGTGTCTCCAATCACACTGCTGTGCTTCAGTTCAGAACAAATGTAGCTGAGTAACTTGTCTGTCTTAAGTTCTTACAACTCGCCTCCATTATCTCCTGATAACCTGCCAGATCTTGGGAGCCCCTACCGCCCTGTGTATTATGGATTAGCAGAATTACCTGTTCCGTTCAAGTTACAGGATCCATTACCATATTCAGCAGGAAGAGCCAAAAGCAGTGGATGTAGAACTAAAtagtttctttctgcttgtaCGCATCAGAGATTGAGATGTGTTGACAAAGTTCCTTCAGTTTTAAAGTTAACATCTTTCACAACAAGGCCAGCTGGTTAACTGAAAACTACTTTGTGAAGATCCATTGTACTCAGTTGGATTAACCAGCATATTAAATGTAATATGCCCTTGatacatgtgattttttttcttaacaggcGTTGCATATTTCACTAATACAAAGATTAAATACAGCTCATCACTTCCCAGAGATACCAGCAGACTGTATAGTTAATTAAACCTAATTATAGCAGTACATGCAAGAGTGCTGTGAGCCTCACATTGCTGTCCActtaccaaaaaaccccccttgttttctgtgaaaaattttgACTATCTGAAATACACAGCTGCTACCACATAGTCACAGGAAAGAAGTTACTTTTAATCACTACCTGATTAGAATGGTTAGGcttctgaaaatgaggaaaagtgGGTAATAATACTGTTGACTTCTGTCATTGAAAATCTTACCAGCCGTTATTTGTTCTAGGTTTCAGCAACTTTTGCGGCAAGTTTAGTTACCAGCCCTGCTATTGGTGCCTATCTTGGTCGAGTCTATGGAGACAGCCTGGTTGTGGTCCTGGCTACAGCAATAGCCTTGTTAgacatttgttttattcttgttGCTGTACCAGAGTCGCTGCCAGAGAAGATGAGGCCAGCATCCTGGGGAGCACCCATTTCATGGGAACAGGCTGACCCTTTTGCAGTaagctattaaaatacaaattttgttACTTGTAAATGTTGAGCTTTTCAGACAGGGAAGAGAATGAATTTACTATGTTTCAGGCTTGAAAAACAAAGCTcatattttttcaagtttaaCCTTGTGTTGCTGCTAATACTTTTGCCAACGATCTTGCTAAACATGCAGGGAATGTTTTGGTACCACATAATAGCTTCATTAATTGACATGCTTTTCTGAATATGaagatgaaatgttttataataCCTTTTTATTGCCGTAGTCACTGAAGAAAGTCGGCCAGGACTCAGTTGTGCTGCTAATCTGCATAACAGTCTTTCTTTCCTACCTCCCAGAGGCAGGTCAATATTCCAGCTTCTTCCTATACCTCAGACAGGTAATTTAATGTTTTGGTATGGATTTGAACAAATGTAAATTTATAGGAAAGTTTTCAGAATTGCTGAATTAATACAGAAAGTATAAATCACTAGTATAATTTAAAAGCTTCCAGCAGCCGACTGAAGTCGtcttcctgttctgtttttgtctctttttagagacaaaaagagagagagatgaatgAGTTATAAAACgatttcttgtattttgtaattatttgcATTATTCTTGGGCTATGAGGTTCACTatgttaaactgtttttttgttttttgaggAAACCATTTACTTGGTTTCTATGCATGCCCCTTTATTTTTGTATACTTGCTtgatttaatggaaaaaagaaaaacaactttttttctaagTTAGGGAACAGTTGAATAATACTGGTTTTCTGCATTGTGTGTTCCCCCACTGATGTTTGTGACATCATGGTACATGGTTTACAGTTAATAatcaaactgccttttttttaaatatagataaTGGGATTTTCATCTGAAAGTGTTGCAGCATTTATAGCAGTCCTTGGGATTCTTTCCATTATTGCACAGGTGAGTTACTGTTGTGTATATTTTTCATTGATTTGGTAATGTCAAAAGTTAAGCGTTGTGGAGAACTTCTGTAACACTGCTCGCcttttctgtagctgttttTCTAAGTCTCTTAACAATTGATTAACACTCTTACTTTAACTTAGATGAAAAAACAGCTCACCAACCAGGGTTTGGTTCATTAATGTCCAAGTGTATTGTGttgggaaaacaaaatcctttgtgCATCAAAGAAGGGGTAACAGTTTGTTCATATTACCTGCTAAATGATTGCTGTTTTTTTGGTAGAGGCTCCTTGAATACTTGGCAAATACTGCTTTTGGGGAATTTTacttggcttttaaaaataaatttatttatttgcatgtatttaacatttagaataaaatgttttgaggtgttttgttgcttttttaatttatctgcaTGTATTTAACATTtagaataaaatgttattttttattccctcccgccccccccagaCAATAGTTTTGAGTTTACTTATGCGGTccattggaaataaaaataccatcttACTGGGCCTAGGATTTCAAATACTACAACTTGCATGGTATGGCTTTGGATCAGAACCATGGTAcgtaaatttaattttaatatctaaatgatacagcatttttctgcattttatccTTTACCCAAGGGAGACACTTAAGTATgtgtacatgtgtatatatacatgcatatatacatacacatgctCCAAATGCAGAACGCTGTCCACGCAAAGCAGTTACTTTGAGTCTGTATTTTTTGCAGGATGATGTGGGCAGCTGGCGCTGTTGCAGCCATGTCCAGTATTACTTTCCCAGCTGTAAGTGCACTGGTTTCACGAACTGCTGATGCTGACCAACAAGGTAGGTTTTGTCCTAATATTTTGAATTCTAGTCAAAGCATACAGTGAAGACAGACATGTCAGGGTGTTGTCATTGTGCTAGTCAGCCAGCTGGAATCTGGGCACAGAGTAGCCCATACACCTGAGCACAGGTCACAAAATGTTAAAATCCAAGTTACTTGGAAGTTGTAATAAATACGTGTGTGTCAAGTCCTGGCACAGAGGGAAAACATTCAACTGGTCCCAACAGTAGCAAAATATTTAGCATACTTAATATGCTGTTCATTTTCCTCACTATTGACAAAAGTTTCTGTAGTTGTGCAGGTTGCATACGGTGCTTTCTCTCCTGTGTGAGACTGATAGCAAGGATATTGTGTACATATACTGGTCTGTGCACAAGCACAGCATGGGAAGTGCTACTCAGTGCCTATagggagatgggaaaaaaaaccttgaatATACTATAATGCCAGTTTTTCTGTGCCCCTTGTTTATTGCTACCCGTAGTGCAACACCATGTAGAGAAGCTTTCCTGCTTGCATCAGTTTGAAGGTGAATAAGTCTTACTGATCcattaaaaagttaattatgtatgtataaataaatagataacaGCATATTTCACTTTTCCTAGGTGTTGTTCAAGGGATGATAACAGGAATTCGAGGACTGTGTAATGGTTTGGGACCAGCACTTTATGGTTTTATATTCTATATATTTCATGTTGAACTGAATGAACTCCCCATGCCTGAATCACCATCAGGAGGTAGCATGGTCACACAATACCATTTACAACAGGTAATCTTCTTTTATTTACTGattccaaaaaagaaattaggaagGGATTATGTGCCCACCAGTTCTTGAATATGATGCTGTATTACATTTTGTTATGCTAACTGTAAATGAAGCATGTAAAAAGAGGTTCTGAAATCACTTGGGAAGGGTTGTTGATCTGTTTGTTTTTACCTAGCTGGTATGTTTTAGTTTAGCTTTCAAATAGATACAGCTGATAGTAATTAGACAACTGATGACCCTTGTGAAGAGAACAGAATGAGGGAAGGACGGACTGATAACAACAGcatcctgctctgctcttgtcTCCAACACTGTACTTAGTTCTCtcacatgtttttgttttgttgtcatTTAACCAAGCACTCTGTATTTTGTAAGTTCCTAATAGATATTAATTTGTTGAGGAAATGCAGCAGCAAGAACTTGCACTAGCAAAGGAAGTTGGCAAGCATTAATAAGAACCATGTGCTCCCTCTCCTCCATCTTAGGATGCAACATTCTCTCCCTATTTCTTCTAGAAGACTCCACATGGAGACAAATGCTGTGTTGGCTAGTGTAGCAAGAAAAAGTTCTTCCCACTCTTGAAACTTGTAACTAGCAATTGTAGTCTGTTAACATGTACCTAAAGACTCAGTTAATACTTGGTGGTGTTACTGTTGATTGCAGAATTCTATAATTCCTGGACCCCCGTTCTTATTTGGAGcgtgctctgtgctgctggcacTACTTGTTGCCTTGTTTATTCCTGAACACACAAACCTAAATGTACGATCCAGCAACTGGAAGAAACACTGTGGCAGCCATGGCCATCCCCACAGTCCACAAGCTCCTGGTGAAGCTAAAGAACCATTATTACAAGATACAAATGTATGACAAAAATCCAGAAAGAtcttttggacttttttttcatcagcagtttGGGATACACATTCCAATTCCatcaaaaatgtcatttcttaaGGTAATCttaagaagtatttttctgcatgaaatccataggaattttaaaaaaaaaaaagaaaaaaaaaggaagtttctcCAAAGATGTTGCCACTGAATTAATaagttgcttttgaaaacaaagtgttAGGTACTTGTCTCTTGCCATGAAATACTGTTACTACTAAACTTTACATTCTAGTTCAGAGACAAAAAAGAAGAGTCAAGGCATGAGCATGTGTCCTTCTGTCTCCTTAAGGTGGTGAGCTTTAATTCTAGTCATGCTACGTCTCAATGAGACATACTAGCATCCATGTGGACCCATTCATTTTAATGTTGTAAAATCTTGGGTCAGATGATTCAAAGCCTTAATGTAAATGTACTCAAGTAGGGAGGTGGTGAATTGGTatcacttattttaaaagtcacatggcaggttttttttaagtttgtacTAA encodes:
- the MFSD14A gene encoding hippocampus abundant transcript 1 protein isoform X1, with the translated sequence MTQGGKKKKRAVNRSIMLAKKIIIKDGGTPQGIGSPSVYHAVIVIFLEFFAWGLLTAPTLVVLHETFPKHTFLMNGLIQGVKGLLSFLSAPLIGALSDVWGRKSFLLLTVFFTCAPIPLMKISPWWYFAVISVSGVFAVTFSVVFAYVADITQEHERSMAYGLVSATFAASLVTSPAIGAYLGRVYGDSLVVVLATAIALLDICFILVAVPESLPEKMRPASWGAPISWEQADPFASLKKVGQDSVVLLICITVFLSYLPEAGQYSSFFLYLRQIMGFSSESVAAFIAVLGILSIIAQTIVLSLLMRSIGNKNTILLGLGFQILQLAWYGFGSEPWMMWAAGAVAAMSSITFPAVSALVSRTADADQQGVVQGMITGIRGLCNGLGPALYGFIFYIFHVELNELPMPESPSGGSMVTQYHLQQNSIIPGPPFLFGACSVLLALLVALFIPEHTNLNVRSSNWKKHCGSHGHPHSPQAPGEAKEPLLQDTNV
- the MFSD14A gene encoding hippocampus abundant transcript 1 protein isoform X2, which gives rise to MILVTNCLDYLVPQGIGSPSVYHAVIVIFLEFFAWGLLTAPTLVVLHETFPKHTFLMNGLIQGVKGLLSFLSAPLIGALSDVWGRKSFLLLTVFFTCAPIPLMKISPWWYFAVISVSGVFAVTFSVVFAYVADITQEHERSMAYGLVSATFAASLVTSPAIGAYLGRVYGDSLVVVLATAIALLDICFILVAVPESLPEKMRPASWGAPISWEQADPFASLKKVGQDSVVLLICITVFLSYLPEAGQYSSFFLYLRQIMGFSSESVAAFIAVLGILSIIAQTIVLSLLMRSIGNKNTILLGLGFQILQLAWYGFGSEPWMMWAAGAVAAMSSITFPAVSALVSRTADADQQGVVQGMITGIRGLCNGLGPALYGFIFYIFHVELNELPMPESPSGGSMVTQYHLQQNSIIPGPPFLFGACSVLLALLVALFIPEHTNLNVRSSNWKKHCGSHGHPHSPQAPGEAKEPLLQDTNV
- the MFSD14A gene encoding hippocampus abundant transcript 1 protein isoform X3, which encodes MNGLIQGVKGLLSFLSAPLIGALSDVWGRKSFLLLTVFFTCAPIPLMKISPWWYFAVISVSGVFAVTFSVVFAYVADITQEHERSMAYGLVSATFAASLVTSPAIGAYLGRVYGDSLVVVLATAIALLDICFILVAVPESLPEKMRPASWGAPISWEQADPFASLKKVGQDSVVLLICITVFLSYLPEAGQYSSFFLYLRQIMGFSSESVAAFIAVLGILSIIAQTIVLSLLMRSIGNKNTILLGLGFQILQLAWYGFGSEPWMMWAAGAVAAMSSITFPAVSALVSRTADADQQGVVQGMITGIRGLCNGLGPALYGFIFYIFHVELNELPMPESPSGGSMVTQYHLQQNSIIPGPPFLFGACSVLLALLVALFIPEHTNLNVRSSNWKKHCGSHGHPHSPQAPGEAKEPLLQDTNV